The Microbulbifer sp. YPW1 genome contains a region encoding:
- a CDS encoding Ig-like domain-containing protein has protein sequence MWCKAFVITITLMSLFAGGCTQEPDNKAGEPEQNTPPAEKPNNGKKPKKDPGDNPADEVPSEPEPEPEPEPEPEPDPDPEPEPDPDPDPDTPAEQATCLPAGESADPDTDYVLPEFERGAMPSHAGLIMKEHMAALALVSYADATHAAVADGDWCNPDVWHNKSIPGDGARVVIGEGIHVNYTGYENAHLNTIRIDGTLQFAVDVNTKLVFDTLYVDGRGTLEIGRADRPVDSEIKSELVIGAGGNIDVDWDPMLLSRGIISHGKTTIHGMKKTTHLKVASDPRQGDDLILLAEIPDNWRTGDTLIISGSRFSGWKWDNDIRDTRYYGTQDEVRTITRISGNQVTLDKPLVFDHFSPRSDLKISVANMTRNIQISSEGGSDLPAHQRGHVMFMHNPHVDVRYAAFTDLGRTDKSVESFDIQNIETVLPTSNIRGRYSFHFHRAGTDNQRSPAVAVGNVVYGSPGWGYVHHDSHAQLVGNISFDTFGAGFVAETGNETGEWRNNLAIRAEGNKAFNPKNGNDVSSFDIGRTGDGFWFQGRMVHSIDNIAASVNHGFVYFHRGTGMLDFSPELFTLPEALGLGKAATADDVPILAFDGNEAFACTVGLFILKANTKQQHDVFTTLKNFTAWEVRAGAAIEYTAHYLVRDFDLVGNTPEPYRAPLYGIEFGNNTSDMVVNNAMIQNFPKGIVLGKVHTDAEPSGFDQFVVIDGEFSGVESPIDEYDSTVDLIIDSEQLQPDRFSIQLDDSEPFRYLSSSTTAGSGIQYSGRKTDSIGINPLPGGVDEMGVPFYDMIAILEQDGYFQSDNGNYYAIVEQYFSDRASGEVHKYGFKTLLGSELMDAIRNPDSSWGKAIFSGRINLQSQSPMVENDAVATLPGVELQIDVLANDRDPEGEKLTVDGILQPRNGQVYLNADGTLTYRPSIEFQGSDEFHYWATDGQGNYSKGIVSVRVGS, from the coding sequence ATGTGGTGTAAAGCGTTTGTAATAACCATAACCTTAATGTCATTGTTCGCCGGAGGTTGTACGCAGGAGCCGGACAATAAGGCCGGCGAACCTGAGCAGAATACGCCTCCCGCTGAAAAGCCAAATAATGGCAAAAAGCCGAAAAAAGATCCGGGTGATAATCCTGCTGATGAAGTTCCATCAGAGCCAGAGCCAGAGCCAGAGCCAGAGCCAGAGCCAGAGCCAGACCCAGATCCAGAGCCAGAGCCAGACCCAGACCCAGACCCAGATACGCCGGCGGAACAGGCTACTTGCTTGCCTGCGGGTGAAAGTGCAGACCCGGATACCGATTATGTGCTGCCGGAATTCGAGCGAGGGGCGATGCCCTCACATGCTGGTTTAATAATGAAGGAGCACATGGCCGCGCTGGCATTGGTCTCCTACGCAGATGCGACTCATGCTGCTGTCGCAGATGGCGACTGGTGTAACCCCGATGTGTGGCACAACAAGTCCATCCCTGGTGATGGGGCGCGAGTTGTTATCGGTGAAGGCATTCATGTCAATTATACGGGGTATGAGAATGCCCACCTGAACACCATTCGTATCGATGGAACTTTACAGTTTGCCGTAGACGTGAATACCAAACTCGTTTTCGATACGCTCTATGTCGACGGGCGGGGAACCCTCGAAATAGGCCGGGCCGATCGCCCGGTGGACAGTGAAATTAAAAGTGAGTTAGTTATTGGTGCTGGCGGTAATATTGATGTTGATTGGGATCCGATGCTGTTAAGTCGTGGAATTATCAGTCATGGAAAAACAACGATCCACGGAATGAAGAAGACAACCCATCTGAAAGTTGCCAGCGACCCACGCCAGGGAGATGATCTTATTTTACTGGCAGAGATCCCTGATAACTGGCGGACCGGTGATACCCTGATTATCAGTGGAAGTCGATTCTCCGGATGGAAGTGGGACAATGATATCCGTGATACCCGTTATTACGGCACACAAGATGAGGTGCGCACGATCACGCGGATTTCAGGTAACCAGGTAACTTTAGACAAGCCTCTTGTGTTTGATCATTTTTCACCGCGATCTGATTTAAAAATTAGCGTTGCCAACATGACACGAAATATTCAGATCAGTAGCGAGGGAGGATCCGATCTTCCGGCGCACCAGCGTGGACATGTCATGTTTATGCACAATCCCCACGTCGACGTGAGGTATGCAGCATTTACGGATCTTGGCCGTACAGACAAATCGGTGGAAAGTTTTGATATTCAGAATATCGAAACCGTTCTTCCTACGAGTAATATTCGTGGCCGTTACAGTTTTCATTTTCATCGCGCGGGTACTGATAATCAGCGCAGTCCTGCGGTTGCAGTGGGTAACGTGGTATATGGATCTCCTGGCTGGGGCTATGTTCATCACGATAGTCATGCACAGTTAGTGGGGAATATTAGTTTCGATACATTTGGTGCGGGATTTGTTGCAGAAACAGGTAACGAAACCGGAGAGTGGCGGAACAACTTGGCCATCCGTGCAGAAGGCAATAAGGCCTTCAACCCGAAAAATGGTAACGATGTATCGAGCTTCGATATAGGTCGGACCGGTGATGGATTTTGGTTTCAGGGCAGAATGGTTCACAGTATTGACAACATTGCAGCAAGTGTGAATCACGGGTTTGTATATTTTCACCGCGGTACCGGGATGCTGGATTTTTCTCCCGAGCTATTTACCTTACCTGAAGCCTTGGGACTTGGGAAAGCCGCCACGGCGGACGATGTTCCTATCCTGGCGTTTGACGGAAATGAGGCGTTCGCGTGTACGGTTGGTCTCTTTATTCTGAAAGCCAATACCAAACAGCAGCACGACGTGTTTACTACTCTCAAAAACTTCACGGCCTGGGAGGTGCGGGCGGGAGCTGCTATCGAATATACGGCGCATTACCTGGTGCGGGACTTCGACTTGGTTGGCAACACGCCAGAGCCTTATCGTGCTCCACTATACGGGATTGAATTTGGCAACAATACATCCGATATGGTGGTAAATAACGCGATGATACAAAATTTCCCCAAGGGGATCGTCCTCGGAAAAGTGCATACCGACGCGGAACCCAGCGGTTTTGATCAGTTCGTGGTAATCGATGGTGAATTTTCCGGCGTGGAATCCCCCATCGACGAATATGATTCCACCGTTGACCTGATTATTGACTCCGAGCAACTACAACCTGATCGATTCTCCATTCAACTGGACGACAGTGAACCTTTTCGTTATCTGAGTTCTTCAACGACTGCGGGATCTGGTATTCAGTACAGCGGGCGCAAGACCGATAGTATCGGCATCAACCCACTTCCTGGTGGCGTAGATGAAATGGGTGTTCCTTTCTATGACATGATTGCGATTCTTGAGCAGGATGGCTATTTCCAGAGTGATAATGGCAATTATTATGCGATTGTGGAGCAATATTTTAGTGATCGAGCCAGTGGCGAAGTGCATAAATATGGTTTTAAAACGCTTCTTGGCTCCGAGCTGATGGACGCGATTCGAAATCCCGACTCTAGCTGGGGGAAAGCAATTTTTAGTGGCAGAATCAATCTTCAGAGCCAATCGCCTATGGTCGAAAATGACGCGGTGGCAACGCTTCCTGGGGTCGAATTGCAGATTGATGTGCTGGCTAATGACCGTGACCCGGAAGGAGAAAAACTAACAGTGGACGGTATCCTTCAGCCTCGTAACGGGCAAGTGTATTTGAATGCTGATGGTACTTTAACGTACCGACCGTCCATTGAGTTTCAGGGTAGTGATGAGTTTCACTACTGGGCAACTGATGGTCAAGGTAACTACAGCAAAGGCATAGTTTCGGTGCGTGTTGGTTCCTGA
- the hppD gene encoding 4-hydroxyphenylpyruvate dioxygenase: MADLFENPMGLDGFEFVEFTAPEKGILETVFEAMGFTKVARHRTKDVELWRQGDINFITNYEPGSHADYYAREHGPSACGLAFRVKDATFAYNEALKKGAQPVEVETGPMELRLPAIKGIGGATLYLIDRYKEGESIYDIDFHWLEGVDKHPEGCGFHTLDHLTHNVYRGRMDYWAKYYEDLFNFREIRYFDIKGEYTGLLSKAMTAPDGKIRIPLNEEAAGGGGQIEEFLMKYNGEGIQHIAFACDDLVACWDRLKKQGMEFMTPPPETYYEMLEERLPGHGEPTEELKKRGLLLDGTTEGGQPRLLLQIFSANMLGPVFFEFIQRKEDEGFGEGNFKALFESIERDQLKRGVIGGKAGGDQGKEDAA, translated from the coding sequence ATGGCCGATTTGTTTGAGAACCCCATGGGCCTGGACGGCTTCGAATTCGTGGAATTCACCGCGCCGGAGAAGGGCATTCTGGAGACTGTTTTCGAGGCCATGGGCTTCACCAAAGTCGCCCGCCACCGCACCAAAGACGTTGAACTGTGGCGTCAGGGTGACATCAACTTCATCACCAACTACGAGCCGGGCAGCCACGCGGACTACTATGCGCGCGAGCACGGCCCATCCGCCTGTGGCCTGGCGTTCCGCGTAAAAGACGCGACCTTCGCTTACAACGAAGCGCTCAAGAAAGGCGCCCAGCCGGTAGAAGTGGAAACCGGCCCTATGGAACTGCGCCTGCCGGCGATCAAGGGTATCGGCGGTGCCACTCTGTACCTGATCGACCGTTATAAAGAAGGCGAGTCCATCTACGATATCGATTTCCACTGGCTGGAAGGCGTTGACAAGCATCCGGAAGGCTGTGGCTTCCACACCCTGGACCACCTGACCCACAACGTGTACCGCGGTCGCATGGACTACTGGGCCAAGTACTACGAAGACCTGTTTAACTTCCGCGAGATCCGCTACTTCGACATCAAGGGCGAGTACACCGGCCTGCTGTCCAAGGCGATGACCGCGCCGGATGGCAAGATCCGTATCCCGCTGAACGAAGAAGCAGCCGGTGGCGGCGGCCAGATCGAAGAATTCCTGATGAAGTACAACGGCGAAGGCATCCAGCACATCGCCTTTGCCTGTGACGATCTGGTGGCCTGCTGGGATCGACTGAAAAAGCAGGGCATGGAATTCATGACCCCGCCCCCGGAAACTTATTACGAAATGCTGGAAGAGCGCCTGCCCGGCCACGGTGAACCTACCGAAGAGCTGAAAAAGCGCGGTCTGCTGCTGGACGGCACCACCGAAGGCGGCCAGCCGCGCCTGCTGCTGCAGATCTTCTCTGCCAACATGCTCGGCCCGGTATTCTTCGAGTTTATCCAGCGCAAGGAAGACGAAGGCTTTGGTGAAGGCAACTTCAAGGCACTGTTCGAATCCATCGAGCGCGACCAGCTGAAGCGCGGTGTAATCGGCGGAAAAGCAGGCGGGGATCAGGGTAAAGAAGACGCAGCCTGA
- a CDS encoding flotillin family protein, with protein sequence MIQNLSNIGIMAGAVLIGLIVIGTIFARLYTRASKERSFVRTGMGGQKVIMNGGALVLPVLHEIIPVNMNTLRLAVSRKEHQALITKDRMRVDVLAEFYLRVKPDTDAIANAAQTLGVRTLDPEALKEMIEGKFVDALRSVAAEMEMAELHEQRSQFVQKVQQVVSEDLLKNGLELESVSLTGLDQTHKEFFNQDNVFDAEGLASMTRSIEARRKEVNDVEQETRVQIETKNLEAERQRLEIEKEKRYAYLEQQRELENREAAQKADMAKETAAQERAARQAEIEAEREIDQSRIAAEQATRLLEIEKEKRLQEQEIERERVLDEQRISKQKSLEIAEQERAIAVAEKSKEQSLADQQANVARAEAVKAEEQVQTAKDVEAAERDKRIEIIEAQKEAERQATSIKVAAEAEKAAAEDKAEALRLQAAAEAEAVRIKVEADREKYAVDAEGQRLMNEAMNSLSDAQIALKRVLSLHEHLPGIVRESVRPLEKIEGMKIISVEGLNGVGGRTNGGIVDSDGESGSQSLPEALVGSALKHRAMAPLVDSLLKEAGVGDLSKVVETEA encoded by the coding sequence GTGATTCAGAATCTTTCCAACATAGGGATCATGGCAGGTGCCGTACTGATCGGCCTGATCGTCATCGGCACTATCTTCGCGCGACTCTATACACGCGCTTCCAAGGAGCGTTCTTTTGTCCGCACCGGTATGGGTGGGCAGAAGGTGATCATGAATGGCGGCGCACTGGTATTGCCGGTGCTGCACGAAATCATTCCGGTAAACATGAATACCCTGCGCCTTGCGGTTTCCCGCAAGGAGCACCAGGCGTTGATCACCAAGGATCGTATGCGTGTCGACGTGCTCGCGGAGTTCTACCTGCGGGTCAAGCCGGACACCGATGCCATTGCCAATGCGGCACAGACCCTGGGTGTGCGCACCCTGGATCCGGAAGCCCTCAAGGAAATGATCGAGGGTAAGTTTGTCGACGCCCTGCGCTCGGTGGCAGCGGAAATGGAAATGGCGGAACTGCATGAGCAGCGCAGCCAGTTTGTGCAGAAGGTGCAGCAGGTGGTATCTGAAGACCTGCTGAAAAACGGCCTGGAGCTGGAATCCGTTTCCCTGACAGGTCTCGACCAGACCCACAAGGAATTCTTCAACCAGGACAACGTATTCGATGCGGAAGGTCTTGCGAGCATGACCCGCTCCATCGAGGCACGCCGCAAGGAAGTGAACGACGTCGAACAGGAGACCCGGGTTCAGATTGAAACCAAGAACCTGGAAGCGGAGCGCCAGCGCCTGGAGATCGAAAAGGAAAAACGCTACGCCTATCTGGAGCAGCAGCGCGAGCTGGAAAACCGTGAAGCGGCGCAGAAAGCGGATATGGCCAAGGAAACCGCGGCTCAGGAGCGCGCCGCCCGCCAGGCGGAAATCGAAGCCGAGCGCGAAATCGACCAGTCCCGTATTGCTGCCGAGCAGGCCACACGTCTGCTGGAAATTGAAAAGGAAAAACGCCTGCAGGAGCAGGAAATTGAACGCGAGCGCGTGCTCGACGAACAGCGTATTTCCAAGCAGAAATCCCTGGAAATTGCCGAGCAGGAGCGCGCCATCGCCGTTGCGGAAAAATCCAAGGAGCAGTCCCTTGCGGACCAGCAGGCTAACGTGGCACGCGCGGAGGCAGTGAAAGCGGAAGAGCAGGTACAGACTGCGAAAGACGTGGAAGCAGCCGAGCGTGACAAGCGTATCGAGATCATCGAGGCGCAGAAGGAGGCCGAGCGCCAGGCCACCTCTATCAAGGTTGCCGCGGAAGCGGAAAAGGCCGCAGCGGAAGACAAGGCCGAAGCGCTCCGCCTGCAGGCGGCTGCAGAAGCCGAAGCCGTACGCATCAAGGTCGAGGCCGATCGCGAGAAATATGCGGTTGATGCGGAAGGTCAGCGGCTGATGAACGAGGCCATGAACAGCCTCAGCGACGCGCAGATCGCCCTCAAGCGAGTGCTGAGCCTGCACGAGCACCTGCCGGGCATCGTGCGCGAGAGCGTACGTCCGCTGGAGAAGATTGAAGGTATGAAGATCATCTCTGTGGAAGGCCTGAACGGCGTTGGCGGTCGTACCAACGGCGGTATCGTCGACAGCGATGGCGAATCCGGTAGCCAGAGCCTGCCCGAGGCCCTGGTGGGTAGCGCGCTGAAGCACCGCGCTATGGCGCCGCTGGTCGATTCCCTGTTGAAGGAAGCCGGTGTTGGCGACCTCTCCAAAGTGGTCGAAACCGAAGCCTGA
- a CDS encoding VOC family protein, with amino-acid sequence MAIQRIHHVAYRCRDAKETVEFYRDLLGMDFQLAIAEDKVPSTGAPDPYMHIFMDAGQGNVLAFFELPNSPDMGRDENTPLWVQHIALEVESMDELLEMKQKLEDAGIDVLGPTDHTIFKSIYFFDPNGHRIELAANTAKPGMHKELKRVAEDMLEEWSRTKKAPRHAAWMHGEEEFKALDP; translated from the coding sequence ATGGCTATACAACGTATCCACCACGTGGCCTACCGCTGCCGCGATGCCAAGGAGACCGTGGAGTTCTACCGCGATCTCCTGGGCATGGACTTCCAGCTCGCGATTGCCGAAGACAAGGTGCCCTCTACGGGGGCACCGGATCCCTACATGCATATCTTTATGGATGCGGGGCAGGGCAACGTGCTCGCTTTCTTCGAGCTGCCCAACTCCCCGGACATGGGGCGCGATGAAAACACCCCGCTGTGGGTGCAGCACATCGCCCTGGAAGTGGAGAGCATGGACGAGCTGCTGGAAATGAAGCAGAAGCTCGAAGATGCGGGTATCGATGTGCTCGGGCCCACCGATCACACCATCTTCAAATCCATCTATTTCTTCGATCCCAATGGCCACCGCATCGAGCTCGCAGCCAATACCGCCAAGCCCGGTATGCATAAAGAGCTCAAGCGTGTCGCCGAAGATATGCTGGAAGAGTGGTCCCGCACCAAGAAAGCACCGCGCCACGCGGCGTGGATGCACGGTGAGGAAGAGTTCAAGGCACTGGACCCTTAA
- a CDS encoding PspA/IM30 family protein codes for MKEGLIKRISRIISASANAVVDSVENATPQLVMEQAIREIDDAIADVRDQLGKAEAAKYLSSKTLNDENSRHGTLSAQIEVAVQEGRDDLAEAAIAKQMDIEAQIPVLEKAIAETDQEITELNSYIGALQGKKREMREQLREFIKASEHVSNGPAGEQQGNSRATADKVDQASGAFNRILEQAGVPASESSADVSKLAELEELARGNRIKERLAKIKSQTEA; via the coding sequence ATGAAAGAAGGATTGATAAAACGTATCTCCCGCATCATCTCCGCTTCCGCCAATGCGGTGGTGGATTCCGTAGAAAACGCTACTCCACAGCTGGTCATGGAGCAGGCCATCCGTGAAATTGACGATGCGATTGCCGACGTGCGCGATCAGCTCGGCAAGGCGGAAGCGGCCAAATACCTGAGCAGCAAAACCCTCAACGATGAGAACAGCCGTCACGGCACACTGAGCGCACAGATCGAAGTTGCCGTGCAGGAAGGCCGCGACGATCTCGCCGAGGCCGCCATCGCCAAGCAGATGGATATCGAAGCGCAGATTCCGGTACTGGAAAAAGCCATCGCGGAAACCGACCAGGAAATTACCGAACTGAATTCCTATATCGGCGCCCTGCAGGGCAAGAAGCGCGAGATGCGCGAGCAGCTGCGGGAATTCATCAAGGCCAGTGAACATGTCAGCAATGGCCCCGCGGGCGAGCAGCAAGGCAACAGCCGCGCGACCGCCGACAAGGTGGATCAGGCCTCCGGCGCGTTCAATCGCATTCTGGAACAGGCGGGCGTGCCGGCCTCAGAATCCAGCGCCGACGTCAGCAAACTCGCCGAACTGGAAGAACTGGCGCGGGGCAACCGGATCAAGGAACGCTTGGCCAAAATCAAATCCCAGACGGAGGCTTGA
- a CDS encoding YqiJ family protein codes for MAFFLQDGNQLFTGALVLMLMIAVLEGVMMLIGVGISDLLDNLLPDMDIDLDAPDTEAGGVLTKLLGWLRFGEVPALILLVAFLVSFGVSGLLIQMFSESLLGILLPGWLLAIPVLFLALPQVRFVGNLLRRFAVGDETEAVGRTSFIGRVAVITIGEAVVGSPAEARLKDEFGTTHYVMVEPDDGETFTQGQQVLLVEERGANFRVIKPTNKHLTENN; via the coding sequence ATGGCTTTCTTTCTGCAAGACGGCAATCAGCTATTTACCGGTGCGCTGGTACTGATGCTGATGATTGCCGTACTCGAAGGGGTGATGATGCTGATCGGTGTCGGTATCTCGGATCTGCTGGATAACCTGCTGCCAGATATGGACATCGATCTCGACGCCCCCGATACCGAGGCCGGTGGCGTACTCACCAAGCTGCTGGGCTGGCTGCGTTTTGGCGAGGTGCCCGCACTCATTTTGCTGGTCGCCTTCCTGGTCAGCTTCGGCGTCAGTGGCCTGCTGATTCAGATGTTCTCCGAATCCCTGCTCGGCATTTTGTTGCCCGGCTGGCTGCTCGCCATCCCGGTGCTGTTTCTGGCCCTGCCGCAGGTCCGCTTTGTGGGCAACCTGCTGCGCAGGTTTGCGGTCGGCGACGAGACGGAGGCGGTCGGACGCACTTCATTTATCGGCCGGGTCGCGGTGATCACGATCGGCGAGGCCGTCGTTGGATCACCGGCAGAAGCCCGGCTCAAGGACGAATTTGGTACCACCCACTACGTGATGGTGGAGCCGGATGATGGGGAAACCTTTACACAGGGACAGCAGGTATTGCTGGTGGAGGAGCGCGGAGCCAATTTTCGCGTCATCAAGCCCACCAACAAGCACCTGACTGAAAACAATTAA
- a CDS encoding transporter, with translation MGLWANPARATEGGIGYYVPGTAATLIDRAPVQTGWVFEPMYLNYSGDISTDIRVPIADVITAGIDVRINSVVPGALYTFDKPVLGAKYTVGAYLSWVDVQVTGRVEGPVRAIRRTSSESGLGDTTLIPAMLAWVDGNWQYNAFLPIHAPTGDYEKGRLANPGLNYWAADPTFGIAYTNMESGFNATMFAGLTINQQNPDTDYRSGRLLHFDASLQQMIKAGSGFLTLGVNGFYGNQISDDQNQNRFVGPFRQKSGGIGPAIGYMLPMGKDNIVVEFRWLPQMDTKNTPEGDYYWLKFVYQVGTGKK, from the coding sequence ATGGGATTGTGGGCAAACCCTGCCCGTGCGACTGAAGGCGGTATTGGCTATTACGTGCCAGGGACGGCGGCAACTCTGATTGACCGCGCGCCGGTTCAGACGGGCTGGGTGTTTGAACCCATGTATCTCAATTACAGCGGCGATATCAGTACCGATATACGCGTGCCGATTGCAGACGTGATTACTGCGGGTATCGACGTGCGCATCAACAGTGTGGTTCCCGGCGCCCTGTATACTTTTGACAAGCCGGTACTGGGTGCCAAGTACACCGTGGGCGCCTACCTGTCCTGGGTTGATGTGCAGGTTACCGGTCGCGTGGAAGGCCCCGTACGCGCTATCCGCCGCACCTCATCCGAATCCGGTCTGGGCGACACCACCCTGATTCCGGCGATGCTGGCCTGGGTGGATGGCAACTGGCAATACAACGCCTTTCTCCCTATCCATGCGCCCACCGGCGACTATGAGAAGGGACGACTTGCCAACCCGGGCCTCAATTATTGGGCGGCAGATCCTACCTTCGGGATCGCCTACACCAATATGGAATCGGGCTTTAACGCCACGATGTTCGCCGGGTTGACCATCAACCAGCAAAATCCTGACACCGATTATCGCAGTGGCCGGCTGCTGCATTTTGATGCGAGCCTGCAGCAGATGATTAAGGCGGGCAGTGGCTTCCTCACCCTGGGTGTCAACGGCTTCTACGGTAACCAAATCAGCGATGACCAAAATCAGAACCGGTTTGTGGGCCCCTTCCGTCAGAAAAGTGGCGGTATCGGGCCGGCAATCGGTTACATGCTGCCCATGGGCAAGGACAATATCGTGGTCGAGTTTCGCTGGTTGCCACAGATGGATACCAAAAACACCCCCGAAGGCGATTACTACTGGCTGAAGTTTGTTTACCAGGTGGGCACCGGAAAAAAATAA
- a CDS encoding carbon-nitrogen hydrolase family protein yields MKDLHVGAVQMVSGDSVADNLDRAQALLRTAAEAGAELVLLPENFAHLSDRGSYAAAEHFAEDGVADETQQPIQAALSRWAKELGIWLIAGAIPLLERPDGSPVEGKRNRSACLVHDDRGQLCARYDKIHLFDVDVADAAGRYRESNSIEPGTHTSVVDTPWTKLGLSICFDLRFPELFRVLATRGAEVLLVPAAFTHTTGQAHWKTLLQARAIENGCYVIAANQGGQHSEKRRTWGHSVIIDPWGDVLAEAGEGEAVITAKLDGDKLGTVRHNMPVLDMRRL; encoded by the coding sequence GTGAAGGATTTGCACGTAGGCGCGGTTCAAATGGTGAGCGGAGATAGTGTTGCCGACAATCTCGACAGGGCCCAGGCACTGTTGAGAACAGCCGCGGAGGCCGGCGCAGAGCTGGTGTTACTCCCGGAAAACTTTGCACATCTCTCGGATCGCGGCAGCTACGCAGCAGCCGAACACTTCGCTGAGGACGGCGTCGCCGATGAAACGCAGCAGCCAATTCAGGCCGCTCTTAGTCGCTGGGCAAAGGAGCTCGGTATCTGGTTGATTGCCGGTGCCATACCACTGCTTGAGCGCCCTGATGGCTCTCCGGTTGAGGGGAAACGCAACCGCTCGGCCTGCCTGGTCCACGACGACCGCGGACAGCTTTGCGCCCGCTACGACAAGATACATTTATTCGACGTGGACGTCGCCGACGCGGCGGGACGCTATCGTGAATCGAACTCTATCGAGCCCGGTACCCATACCAGTGTTGTCGATACCCCGTGGACGAAGCTCGGTCTGAGTATCTGCTTCGATCTGCGCTTTCCGGAACTCTTCAGAGTACTGGCTACCCGGGGTGCAGAGGTTTTGCTGGTACCCGCCGCATTTACCCACACTACAGGCCAGGCACACTGGAAAACCCTGTTACAGGCGCGCGCAATTGAAAATGGCTGTTACGTCATTGCAGCAAACCAGGGCGGACAGCACTCGGAGAAACGCAGGACCTGGGGACACTCTGTGATTATTGATCCCTGGGGAGACGTGCTGGCAGAAGCTGGCGAGGGCGAAGCTGTGATTACTGCAAAGCTCGATGGGGATAAGTTGGGGACAGTGCGGCACAACATGCCGGTACTCGATATGCGCCGCCTGTAG
- a CDS encoding fumarylacetoacetate hydrolase family protein, protein MKLATLKSGRDGKLVVVSDDLTRMESAANIARTLQSALDNWDKKSAQLIELQAKLNSGEIAGEPFDQAQCHSPLPRAYHWADGSAYVNHVELVRKARNAEMPESFWTDPLMYQGGSDTFLAPREPIKMPQSEGFGIDFEAEIAVITDDVPMGVSPEQALKHIKLVMLVNDVSLRGLIPNELGKGFGFYQSKPSSAFSPVCVTPAQLGDNWKEGKLHLPLISELNGDKFGEPNAGIDMTFHFGQLIAHAAKTRPLGAGTIIGSGTVSNKLDGGPGKPVKEGGVGYSCIAEIRMIETIQEGKPSTAFMQFGDRIAIEMLDRDGQSIFGRIEQVVEQV, encoded by the coding sequence GTGAAGTTAGCCACCTTGAAAAGTGGACGCGACGGCAAGCTCGTAGTGGTCAGTGATGACCTGACCCGTATGGAGTCAGCAGCCAATATTGCGCGTACCCTGCAGAGCGCCCTGGATAACTGGGACAAGAAATCTGCCCAGCTGATAGAACTCCAGGCGAAACTGAACAGCGGCGAGATCGCAGGCGAGCCTTTCGACCAGGCTCAGTGTCACTCCCCGCTACCCCGCGCCTACCACTGGGCCGATGGCAGCGCCTATGTGAACCATGTGGAGCTCGTGCGCAAGGCCCGTAATGCCGAGATGCCGGAGAGCTTCTGGACCGACCCGCTGATGTATCAGGGCGGCTCCGACACTTTCCTGGCGCCGCGTGAGCCGATAAAAATGCCCCAGAGCGAAGGCTTCGGTATCGATTTCGAGGCGGAAATCGCGGTCATCACCGACGACGTGCCCATGGGGGTTTCCCCGGAGCAGGCTCTGAAGCACATCAAGCTGGTGATGCTGGTTAATGACGTATCCCTGCGCGGCTTGATCCCCAACGAACTGGGCAAGGGCTTTGGTTTCTACCAGTCCAAGCCTTCCAGTGCATTCTCCCCGGTATGCGTCACACCGGCGCAGCTGGGCGATAACTGGAAGGAGGGCAAACTGCACCTGCCGCTGATTTCAGAACTGAACGGCGACAAGTTTGGCGAACCGAATGCCGGCATCGATATGACCTTCCACTTTGGTCAGCTGATTGCCCACGCCGCCAAGACCCGCCCCCTGGGCGCGGGCACCATCATCGGTTCCGGTACCGTATCCAACAAACTTGATGGTGGACCGGGCAAGCCAGTGAAGGAGGGCGGTGTTGGCTATAGCTGTATTGCCGAGATCCGCATGATCGAAACCATCCAGGAAGGTAAACCGAGTACCGCCTTTATGCAGTTCGGGGACCGGATTGCGATTGAGATGCTGGATCGGGATGGTCAGTCCATCTTTGGCCGCATCGAGCAGGTTGTCGAGCAGGTCTAA